TCGATAGGAATCACCGGCTGAATGGAATGTGCCGCTGACTGGGTCACTTTGTCAGTACTAGAGGGAAACCAGGTTGACCACGATGCAGCCATTTCAAACACCCTACTTTCCTATCTTCCTGCTGGTAGGGAGGGCAGAATAGTTAGGGCTTGAATCGTGCATTGGCAGTTGACTTAGGGTGAGGAGATGATGACTGAGTAAGGGCTGCACAGGGGCAGATGGAGCAGTGGATGGAAACAGATGCTGCCCGAGACAAAGCAAGGAATTTGCGCTATAGCTGGAGCCCAGAGCATCCCTGGGGGACTGGCAGGAGGTGAGGGTTGAGAGGTAGACagtgaaactgagtccccctaaaacgGAGTTCCCCTGCTAAGTTTCTATCCAAagctttattccctttcttctcccgCCCCTGTACCCCTCAGGATGGAGAAGTATTAAAGAAAAGGTGGGGGAGGGTAACACTGAGCAGGTCCCTGTGGGCCCTTTCCAGATACAAAAGTCCCCTgggtcccctgtttcttgtttgtagaaaaaggctttagtctcctaggcttttcctgagttccaaagcggactcaagcagttactaattagggacgtgagggaatgcagaaacaaaggaaaagcagtcaagcaagaaaagtaaGGATAGCTTAAACGATAGTTCAATGATAAACAGAGCCcgggttcctcctcaaggaatatacataacaatctgatgcatatctggtttttctttttaactgaacaACGATTTATTCACAGGAATACATGTaagtagagaaaaataacagaaaagctaaacaaatgaaatgaagagGATCCAAACCAACTTTCACTCTATAGCTTTTTACTTGCACCCTGTGTGCATATATCTAGGGCACAGAGGGCCACCAACATGTGCCAGTACAGTGTAGGAAACCTGCATTACATCCATTAACTTAAACATATCTTTAAGATCATGCtttgaacaaaaaaagaaagcttagaAGGCAATGTGTTGAGTGGGAATAAACATTGAAAGATAGCAATCATGTCTTCAACTTCTACAGTTGTCTTTATGTGCCAACTAACATTTATGCAGCCTCTTACAGATCCTTTACCATGTAATTTAAGTTTTAGAAGTTTTGATAAAATCACTAGTAGTATATAACCATGCAGAAAGCACATCACACTGACAGCACAGAGGCAAAGATTTTGCACAGGTATATCAGCTTTCCACATTGTGCAGGTTATACACAATACAATATCAATCTTATTCCTAACAGATcctaaaaagatatttcaagcaGGCCTAGCTGTAAACTACAGTACTTTATATctatattcttaataaaaataaaatccacaaatcttaaaaaggaattttaaatgcaGGGCTATATTGAATTGGTAAACTGGCGCAACAGAGGTAACTGAATACCAGTCTCACTCTATGTGATGCAAGCATGCTACTTTCCCACTAATTTAAGGTACTTTCAATCACTATGAGCCAGAATGCATGCCTGAACCTTAAACTGCACTTTAAAAATGACGTCTTGGCCGAGAAATTAAATCTAATGAAGTACAACCATCAAATTATATCCACTACATTAATGTCTTAATGCAAAGTCAAGATGTCAATCTTTAGTTTGTTATGTCCAACCccatttattcctccctccctgcccatccCACAGAGGTAAAAGGAGTGACTCATTTGGCATTTCACAGGGTGCTTCattgtttaaatttgttttgttttgtttttccaacttTTTGGGGTACCTTAAATTGTAACTTCCAAGAACCTGCTTCTACTATGGGTAGGCAAGCTGATTTTAACTCTTACTAGCTTTCATTTGTGTAGTTCTTCATCAGTATGCAAAAACAAATCCCCATCATCtgggaaattttataaaaacctttaaattaaaaaaaaactttactgtTTTCTAATCCCCATTCTTAGGTTTCCTTCATTGTGCTATagaatttttcccctttctcatcCCTATGCATCATTTCTTGTTCTTGTTTTGGTACAATTCCCCATAATATTCCAGAATGTATTGTTTTGTGAGTAGATTGaataactttttctctttttttttgcctcttcacATCTAGTGCAGAGTTGTAATTGGAGATAGATTTCCACCCACAAAGGCTCCAGATGTTAAAACATTTCCCAACAGTGACTTAATACAGTGATGGCAacacctccctccagcccctcccagtAGGGCTGGGATTGTACCGTATTCCCTACCGGTTTACCCTCCCTCCCTGTAAAGGGTAACATCTTCCCTGGGTGCAGAGGCTCCCTCATAGTCTCCAAGACTGAAGGACCCCTAATTATGGGACTGCAGCGTAAATGTATGAGATTAAACACCATAAAAAGCTGCAAGACGCTCTTTTAAGGGAAGTGGAAACTGGTCAGAGAAACGCCTCCAATTTTCATCCCCAACTTGACTTTTAAATCCATGAAGGATCTTACAGAACATGTCTTGCAGATCATCTTTTGGATGATGCAAGAGCatcacaaaaaaatataaaatcttggaTTACTCCACTGGAATTCACACTGATCATGGTACAAATCCCACAAAATGCTGAATCCTTTTCCTCATTGTCCCTTATGTTTCTCAGAGAGGTGCACCAGGGTCTTATAAACTGCTGTAGCATGGGGGCCACATCTTGAGGACAAACATAACCAAGATGACCAATTGTTATTGCTGTATTCTCTAACAATGTCTTTGGCGTGTTGGGTCTGGTGCAAAACTGGTGCAACACCATAGGAATATAAGGCTGCATCTCTATACCCATTTGAATGGAGATTTCTCCAATTGCCCATGTGGCATTATTGCAGACTGAAATGAACTCTGGATTTAGGTAGGTTCCCAATATTGGCATGAAATCAGCTATACAAGGCTTAACATGCTGAAAGCAAGCTTTTGTCAGGTCACCTAACAGGGTGAAGGAACTCTGTCTAACATCTGGCATTTTATCCTGCATGCACTGATACTTTAGTGTTAGAGTGTTACTTTGGGCTACTAGCTGTTCAATGTTGCCTCCAAGTCCTTCAGCCAGGCCCCTGAGTAAATCAAGAGCCACTATCATAAAATCTTTATCTGGAGCCTCATACTGATCTCGTTGAGCATTGTTCAGCATTGCTTGTGCAAGAGTCTTCTGTACTAGGTTTACACAACGCTGATACACAGGTTCACAGTATGGAAGGAAGCCAGACTGCAGGGCTGTGGCAACTGAAGATAGGCACTCAAGTAAAGGGAAGAGATCTTTATCTTCATCCTTTAACATGTTCCATTTCTGGATCAGTGGAGGCATTAGCATCTGAATATATTCAGGTTTGTTTAAGTGATGTCCTACTGAATCTGCTAACGTTCCTATGGCATCATAAAAAATGAGCAGGTTTTTATGCTGGTATTTACTAAATGCAAAGACCAAGGTATCAAGTATATAAGCAAGGTAAGGAACAAGTTCTGTACAAGCCTCCTCTTCCAGGGTAGCAAAGGCACTGCAGGCAGCTCCTTGTACTCTCTTGTTGCTATCCAGGATACGCTTTAGCAGTTCTGTCATTAATGGCTTCAGGTACGTGTCAGGGGGCTGGCTGACCACCCCGTGTGCATAGCGGCTAAGAGTCCAGCACGTTATGGAATGCACAAGAGCCTTTTTATCAGAGAGGCACTGAATAAGGGGAGGAATGAGCTCAGGTTGGTATGGAATCATGCCCAGCATGCAATTTTCAGCAATTGTTCCTAAAACCAAGATGCCTGATTCTTTAACAACCCATTCATGACGACAAAGTAATTCTTTCAAAAGGGGCAAAATATGTGGCAAAAGCTCATCATGATACACATTTGCAAGAACATCTAGGGCAGCCGCAGaacattttcttagattccagtCAGAAattgtatcatcatcatcaatttcATCGTTATCATCATCTTCCTCTTCAATTCCATCTTCGTCATGCTGCTGAGCCACTGTCCTTGATCGATGAAAACGTGGCCTTGTATCCTGTTCACTCTGAGGAATTGTTTCATCTTCTTCAACATCACCCTTAAGTAGGATAATATCTATATCTGAGTATTTCATGCCATTCACTAACACAGGAATCAACTTAGGAAGATGCCTTATGAGTACATCTTTGCATATTGGTTGCTTAGCCAAAGTAAGCCAGAATTCGCAGCTTTCTAAAGCCACATTTTCACCTTGATCTTGGGGCCTCTGTAGCATGTACTCAACTATATTATGCATGTGAGGAGGCAGGCGATCCATTCGAACTTCAAGCAACATcacaagtgcctggcacacatttTTCTGTACCTCTGGTTCTTCATCACCAGCCAATGCAAAGAGATTCTCAATAAAGGAATCAATGTGCAACATCAGAGCTTGAGTTCTACTGATGATAAACTGATTGACACATGCAACAGCATGAGACCTTATTTTTGGACTACTGTGCTTGAAGAACTGTAAAAATTTAGGAATCATGCTGTTGAGAGGACGATCTAAAACATCACTATCTAAAAATCTCAGCAGAATCTTCACAAATCTTCTGAAGGGCACCAAATGCTCCCTCACAAGTGTTGTAATCTTCATAATCCAACAGGCTACAGAGTTTTGGTAAGAGGTCAGGCCAATTCTGCAGTTCTCCTTGGAGGCTATAGTTGTAATCAAAATGCCTACAGTAGCTCTAATCAGAGGAGAGGAGTCACCAATAATGTTTAAACATTCACTCTTAATAAAGTCTGTTACACCATTTGGGAAATACTGAAAGTGTGCTTTCACTTTATTCTTCAATATGAGACCACTCAATGATCTTGTGGGTTCAtcttcagattttaattttgtaagaataaGAATCAGGTAGTTGTTAAAGTCTGGATATTGACTGAGTTGTTCCAGTTTCTAGAATGGTTCTCTGGATGGTGGTGTCGGGGGGTTGGGACTCCTTCAGCAGCTGCAGGATCTGCTGAAGCCCTTGCTCATCAGGTTTCCACTCATATTCCATCTTGGTTTGCTGCCTGGGGTGCCCTGAAGGAAGTCTGGGTCGGTGAAACCCAGGGGAACTGATCCTAGCAGCTGGGCTGCCAatgtctgctgctgctgctgccgcggCAGCCGAGCACAAGGAACCAACGCATATCTTTAAATTGTTCTGCAGAAACTGAGACCAACTACCCAGATAGAGGATGGTGACTATATGCTGACCTCAAGCAAGTAGACCCCAGAcgggttggaaccagaaggttgatgattaagattcctgaaacatcaccctgttaccttaCCACCAactaatcagaagaaagtccacgAGCTGCAACCCTCATCCCAAATGTTGCCTTTGAAAACCTGTCCCTAAAAGCCATGGAGGTGTTCAGGTCTTTTGATCATGAGCTGCCCGTTCTCCTTGTGTGGTgtcctgcaataaacactgtgcTTTCCTTCATCACAatctggtgtcagtagattgtcTTTGCTGCGTGGCAGGTGAGCGGACCctagtttggttcagtaacaaagGGAGGCTAGAAAATCTATTCTTTATTCTAGGTTGCAGTGTGGTCAGCTTAAAATTGGGGTCTGTTACTAGGTCAGAAAGGGAGAATAGGAGTAGGTAACTAGCATTTTCTTCCAGTGTTCAAGAAGATGTATcatgtttagggacttccctggcagtccagtggttaagactccatgcttccactgcagggggcatggtttcgatccctggtcagggaactaagaatccACAcaccgcatggtgtggccaaaaaaaaaaaaaaaaaggtgtatcATGTTTATCCTCACTGCTGGGAGGTAATTGGATAACTTGAGCTAAGTTGTTCCTTGTATgtttaatgtgtatatataatgaaCATATAAATGATTATCTAGCCAGTAATTAAACATTGCTGAACTGCTGgttttacaagaaagaaaatacaagtcATCTGAATTCTCCTCCATGAGAGTTAAACCTTTCCCtaaaactcagtttttaaaacttctgtttactCCTAAATCATAGGGCCAGGAAGAGTAGCTGCAATGGCttctaaaaaggaaatatttaagtaGCTGAGGGGCACTTACCTCCAAGAGAAATTTCCAAATAGTTTCTTCCTTCAGGCTTTTGGTCAAATGTCACCTtgtcagtgaggccttccctgtctgcccaacTTAAAATAACAACAGTCCCCACTCCctattcccttctccttcctttgttttctccacGCCATTTATCACCCTACTTGCTATTTCATTACCTGCCTCCCCTAACTAGAGGGGAGCGACTGGGAGGCAGGTCCTTTgtcattttgttcactgttagTGAACTGGATTGCTGAAAATGGTCCTTGATGATCACTTTGGGTTGTCTGGCCATCAAACCAGCTGGAAGCAGAAGTTCCTTTGCACACAATGGCTTCCAGAGGTTGTTGCAGCCATTTTGTGACCCTGAGGCAACAGTCTTGAGTCTGAGGAGAAAAGGCAATATGTTGAAGGGGGCCATGTGGAAGCCTGGAAAGAGATTTATACCTAAGGTTACCCCTGAGATGCTGAACCAGCACGGAATAGCCTTCTCCTAGACTTCTTGTTATGtgtgaggaagagaaagacagacCCTGACATACGGGAGCAGATCTGGCCTCAGTCTTGGTGTTCTGCGGAACGTGAACAACTTCACAGAACACCAGCATCAGACAAGGCCACTCTGTGACCTGATGGATCAAGGCAACATCAAGATCATTGCTGTAATCATGTCAGTGGCCATGTGGAGATGTGGGTGTTGGGGAGAAAcaaattttcctctaccttctAGGATTTTCTGGCTGGTCTCagaattgacatgagacagactaacaggagaaaaatcaagctaagttgaataacatgtatacatgagaGAGCCCCAGAAAAACTTGAGTAACTTTCCAAatggctgaagccctcaccttaaacaCCATCCtcaactaaagacaaaagaggatctTGAGGGTGTAGAGATTACCatgaaaagcacagtaaacaaggggaAGGTTGTGATGCAGATTTGTCATTGCTTTCTCCATTGATTAGaatttctagggaattccctgatggtccagtggttaggactccgtgctttcactgtcGAGGTCTGGGGttcaactaagatcccacaagcctcgccgCAGAGtggaccaaaggaaaaaaaaaaaaagtctttaaatacCTTTCCTTAGTTCTTGCACATGAACTCTCATTTATTCCTTCTATAGAACCATTTCTTCATGATATATTAATATAACTGTGTGctcaaataattttggaaaataatacttGCTCTATATCAgggccttttaaaaatgttgagaaataacaatatatgtttcatataataataaaaaaagaaaaactcagaaatgagGTGACAATACTCAGGAAAGacctagaaatgaaagaaaaaaaaagaattttgagaaaTTTGGTCCTTCTCTTCCAGGTACAGTGAAGGAGACACCTAATAAATGGAGATTTCctttacaaatgtaaatgtttcttacacAGGGGTAActcctacttggttttcagagtttttcccatgtctgctgtttctcagaaaataaccagcttaaaataatATCCCAAAGAGACATagtttggggtggcaaattctgctcccctacaTGGGCATGGTCTGCCCTGCATTAATCATCTCTCCCAGGAGGGGCCTGGGAGCCAGTCTTTGAGGAGATGGGATTGTGACTGCAGACATGGGGGATCTGCAAGTGGGAGGATTAGATCTGTGGTGGGCTTGGAAGGGGTAAACAACGCAAGGGGCATTGAGCAGCTTTTAGATGGTACCAGGAAGACGTGAGGCTGGAGGGAGGTCTGCAGGCTGTATCTTTGAGGTCACGGGTGTGGACGGAGTGTGAGCAGTTCTCTGAATCTGTGGGGCAAGCAGGATATAGGATGGCTGCAGGGTCAATGTGTGAGCGTAGCGGGGATGGGGTAGGAGGAAGGGATCAGTGAGGGAAGCCTGGTCTCTGAAAGACCAGGAGGGGCGAGGACTGCCGGGGTCCTGGGGACGCCTTTGGTCCGCCACCCACAGAGAACGTGGGCGAGGCTCAGTTTCAAAGCCCTACCGCGCCTGGCTCTAGGGCACGCCCTGCGAGCAGAGAGAGGCGGGCTGCGGAGGGGTCCCCGAGGGCCACCTCGGGCGCTCCCTGGAGAAGACTGGGAGTGCGGGAGCAAGTTCATAGCGGGCCCCGCCCACCTGCAGCGCCTGGCTCGGCGCGcggagcggggcggggcgggtgTGGGTGCGTGGAGAGAGGCTGGGCGGCGCGCGGTTGCTAAGCAGGCGCCCCCAGAGACGTTCCCCGTGGCTGTTGACCGGCGCTGCGCggcgcggggcgggcggcgggagGGAACGAGGAGAGAGGGCGGAGCGGGTTCCTCGCCGCTCGCGCCGCGCCCGCTCCGCCGTCGAGCCGCGGCCCCGCGCCTCCAAGCCCCGCGCCTAGCTCCCGGGCCTCCGAGCCATGCCTGCCGCCGCGCCGGCCCCGCGCCCGCCACCGCCCCCCGCACGACCCGCCCCCAGCTGCCCCGCTCGGCCCGCCCCGGGTAAGTGCCATGCGCTCTGGCGCCCACCAGGTCGGGGCCGCTGCCGGGGTAGGGGGAGCCCTTCTGTCTCCCCAACTCGAGGCCCCGCTCCGTGCGCTGTGGGGCCTCAGTGCCGGTCCCGCGGGGGTGCCCGGAGCAAgcgcggtgtgtgtgtgtgtgtgtggccacaCCAGCCGAAACTCGCCTGCTCGGGGTTGGGGTTAACGCTGTCCCGATGTGGGTTCCTGTCCCTCGCTGTCCAGAGGGGCCGGCCTGGGAAACGCGGGGGCATCCTGGGAGGTGCGGTGGGGCTGTCGGAGAGGGAAGGCGCCCGCGAGGGAGCCGGGCTTTATTGAGCATCTCGACATGTCAGGTGCTTTACCTAGAGCTGACCTCATTTCATCCATCCTCTCCACAGACCTGTAAGGAAGGTGGATTTATCCCCATTtgtcagatgagaaaacagaggttcccaaggtcacatggcttaATAGCGgccaagctgggatttgaacccaggtttccaCAGCTCTTGTGACCCagctaaaggaaaggaaattctcCTTAGAACTAGataaagaaacacacagaagaactaaagacTATAGGGGAAAAGGCTAGAGGCAGAGAAAATGAGTTCGTGAAATATCCCATCAATTATTTCAAATATAGGACCGCATTTATACTGCCTTGGGTGTCTGGCTCTGGGGGCGAGGTGTTGTGAGGTGGGGAGAAGACTGtgcagggctgggcagaggcaTCTGGAGACACCTTTTCGGGGTATCCGCCTGCTGGGAGTGGGGGGTGAGGAGAAGTTGTGGAGAGAACTCCGCTGTTATTCATTTCCAACATTAGTTCTCCCTCTGTCTTACCCCCTTCCCTGTGGATTCCATCTCCTTTCATTTACTTGCTGTGTTGTCCAAGATGACAGCTGTCAACCTGAAGCTGGGTCCTTCCTTCCTGATTGTCTTGGCATTAGGTGGTCCTGGGCCTTTATGGTTGTGTTAGGAGCTGTGAAGTTAGTCCACGTCACTGCTTACAGAGGTGATCTGTTGGCGAATGTTGAGCTGACAATCACAATCACAATGAATGGGGCATCTAGAGTAGTAGCCAAGCATTGTGCTTATCCTTAAGCGGCAAGGTAGCAAGAAACAGGGGccccaggaagaaagaaaaaaaggaaaaggatgtTGAGTTTGCCTGGCAGCCCAACTTCATAAAAGCATTTCAGTTTAATATttggattgctttgggtggtgCCAGAAAATGCTTCCCtggaaaaagaacagagaggcAGAAAACGATATCTGAAAGATGCTCTGTAATTCATTCCATGAAGGTCTGAACGGTCTTTGAGCCAGGTACATTTATGGTGAGCTCAAAGAAATGTGAGAACCCCGTGAGGCCGCAGAATAGCTGAGATGGAGTCAGCATTATCATGGTCAGGCTTTGGGCAAAACTTGGAGAAAGGAATAGTGGACCCTGGACTGTCACAGGTACTTCAGTGTGACACAGTGTCCCCTCAGAGCCCTTTGTGCACACTGGTACCCTGGGTGCTTTCACTCCCAGCCGCCAGCCCCTCCCCTTCATTGGAGGATGACCCTCTTTGTTGGGGCTGCTGGAGTCTGCTTGGTCTGAAGGAGCTGAGAGCAAGGCGGGCCTGGGAGTTGCCATCTCCCCTGGGGGCAGCCCCTAACCAATGCCTGATGGGTGCCAGAGTGTATATTGTCCCACTCCCTTGCCCTTGATTGGGACACAGCCAGGTGTGACATACTCTGTCTGTAGAAATCCACTGTGGAGTGGTGTCACATTGATCTCCAGGGGTCATTGCTGGGCTTGCTTCTCTTTCTGGACTCACTTCTTCACTCCCCTACCAGTTTCTTCCTAGGAATACTTCCCAATAAAACACTTTCCTAGGGATTCCTATCTCAGGATCTGATTCTAGGGAACCCAATCAAACATTTCTCGAGTAGGGCGGTATCATCAGCACTGGGTAGCCTGCACTAGCCTGCAGGGTGCCTTGGTGTGAATTTTCACAAGGTGCCTCCTAGCAGATGGAGCCCTGTGCCCAGGCCATTAACTTCTCATCTGGGTGCCTTCGGCGGTGCCCAGTGGGTGGCATGGTGCTTGGGCGTAATgctgagaaaagcaaaacaaaatggagAGTTGCTTCATTGTCCCAAGATCTCACTCTTGGCTTCTCTCATCCCCCTTTTAACCAGTTCAAGGGAAATTTCCCTCCTATGTTTtcctaaatatttgaatatttcagGCAGGTGTGTTGCTTTTCTCTGGTTACATGTGGAGCTGATTAAATGTCTTAGCTTCTTCCTAAAGacaataaagggaaagaaagggctGTCTTGATCAGTGGAACCACAATACCACAGACTCCAGGGAGGGTGAGTGTGTCTCCACCAGTCTGGCCTTCCAGGGGGCCTCTGCCTTGACATGGGGTCATTGTGAGGGGTTTGGATGGGCTTCATTAGTCAGAGGCTCTTGCCTGATGATGTTTCCTTTCCTTGCATCCAGGGGGCTATTGTATCTGGTACCCAGAGTTTCCCACCTTTTCCTTTGGTGGCCTCCTATTAATGTCTAAATTTGGCCCATCTGGTGGTAACACAGAGCCCCTTTTGAAGATGCGTATATGGGGGAGTTCTTTGACAAGGATGTTTTTAACTGCCTGGTAATGTAGGTCAGAAGAGGGAAATACAGGGAGAGTGGAAGGGTGGGGAAGAGGACGTCTGTCCTGGGAGTCAGGGAGTTCAGTTCCATCCTATCCCCAGAGGTCTGAGGCTTCCTGGTGATCTGGTGCAAGTCACTGAACTTCTCTGGGAACCTCGGTGTCTTCACCTTTCTTTACTTAATAATAATTATCCAGCCATCCTCAGAGGGTTGTCTGATGATGAAGGGGAAATATTTTCATTGACTCATCAAACAATCATTTAGCAAGCTCATAAAATCCTTGCCCAGGGAGAGCTGGCAGTGTCTCAGGGACAGTGGTGTATGTGGAGGCATGGTGGTGTTGGAAGTAAGTGATGGAATAGAGGGAAATACTGTCCAGTGGCTGTGTGAAGGGGCACGGAGGTCTCCAGAGCTGGTCTGGAAGGCTAAGTGCTTGTGAATGGCAGGGTGCCGTGTAGTGGGTGGTGATGGGGGTTACAACTCTTGAGTCCAGCAGAACTGccttcaaattctgactctgacTCTTCAAAGCTGTTTGATGGTGGGCAAGGTACCCAGacactttgagcctcagtttcctcattggtaaaatggacATGAGCGAATTGTTCCAAGGATTGAGTGATacaaagcaggggtccccaacccccaagcTGCGGACCTGTACCAGGGCTTGGGAGGGGCTTGGACAGGCTTCATTAGT
This is a stretch of genomic DNA from Balaenoptera musculus isolate JJ_BM4_2016_0621 chromosome 11, mBalMus1.pri.v3, whole genome shotgun sequence. It encodes these proteins:
- the LOC118903604 gene encoding LOW QUALITY PROTEIN: transportin-1-like (The sequence of the model RefSeq protein was modified relative to this genomic sequence to represent the inferred CDS: inserted 5 bases in 3 codons; deleted 1 base in 1 codon), giving the protein MEYEWKPDEQGLQQILQLLKESQPPDTTIQRTILXKLEQLSQYPDFNNYLILILTKLKSEDEPTRSLSGLILKNKVKAHFQYFPNGVTDFIKSECLNIIGDSSPLIRATVGILITTIASXGELQNWPDLLPKLCSLLDYEDYNTCEGAFGALQKICEDSAEILDSDVLDRPLNSMIPKFLQFFKHSSPKIRSHAVACVNQFIISRTQALMLHIDSFIENLFALAGDEEPEVQKNVCQALVMLLEVRMDRLPPHMHNIVEYMLQRPQDQGENVALESCEFWLTLAKQPICKDVLIRHLPKLIPVLVNGMKYSDIDIILLKGDVEEDETIPQSEQDTRPRFHRSRTVAQQHDEDGIEEEDDDNDEIDDDDTISDWNLRKCSAAALDVLANVYHDELLPHILPLLKELLCRHEWVVKESGILVLGTIAENCMLGMIPYQPELIPPLIQCLSDKKALVHSITCWTLSRYAHGVVSQPPDTYLKPLMTELLKRILDSNKRVQGAACSAFATLEEEACTELVPYLAYILDTLVFAFSKYQHKNLLIFYDAIGTLADSVGHHLNKPEYIQMLMPPLIQKWNMLKDEDKDLFPLLECLSSVATALQSGFLPYCEPVYQRCVNLVQKTLAQAMLNNAQRDQYEAPDKDFMIVALDLLRGLAEGLGGNIEQLVAQSNTLTLKYQCMQDKMPDVRQSSFTLLGDLTKACFQHVKPCIADFMPILGTYLNPEFISVCNNATWAIGEISIQMGIEMQPYIPMVLHQFCTRPNTPKTLLENTAITIGHLGYVCPQDVAPMLQQFIRPWCTSLRNIRDNEEKDSAFCGICTMISVNSSGVIQDFIFFCDALASXPKDDLQDMFCKILHGFKSQVGDENWRRFSDQFPLPLKERLAAFYGV